The following proteins are co-located in the Mycolicibacterium goodii genome:
- a CDS encoding MFS transporter, which yields MVSAPNTSDRADASVLSTFGARRRSLVAAGVGNALEWFDWNLYGIFSVYLAANAFDSADPTSGLLATLAVFAVGFVARPIGGLIFGRLSDRLGRKTILVVTMCLLAGSSVAMAVMPTYTHVGVIASAYLLAARLVQGLAHGGEAGVAYTYAAELAPPKRRGLWACVPFVSSTIGLMTATATAAILSALLSEADMTSFGWRIGFAFGGVLGLFALWLRRSAVETEVFVEAVEESDDRIEQKLTPRQWISTTVRIVTVSVGVNISFYAWISFAPANAIAQHGMNETAAFTVSLISQGLIVVLLPFMGLLSDKIGRKPMVFAQGVLMIALAFPIANMVTDAPWTLFVASLLGQIVWACVGAMYSAVVAEQAPTAVRATIVGFVVSLSVAIFGGTAPYLNTWFTSIDLGWVFNAWIMLLGVLVIIGSIIIKETKGIDLRELDAQFTQANR from the coding sequence ATGGTCAGTGCCCCCAATACCTCCGACCGAGCCGACGCCTCGGTTCTGTCGACTTTCGGTGCCCGACGCCGATCGCTGGTGGCTGCCGGCGTAGGCAACGCGCTGGAGTGGTTCGACTGGAACCTGTACGGGATCTTCTCGGTCTATCTGGCGGCCAATGCCTTCGACTCCGCCGACCCCACCTCGGGTCTGTTGGCGACGCTGGCCGTCTTCGCGGTGGGGTTCGTCGCCCGGCCGATCGGTGGTCTCATCTTCGGGAGATTGTCAGACCGGTTGGGTCGCAAGACAATTCTGGTCGTCACGATGTGCCTGCTGGCCGGGTCCAGCGTCGCCATGGCCGTCATGCCGACCTACACCCATGTCGGGGTCATCGCTTCGGCTTACCTGCTGGCCGCCCGGCTGGTGCAGGGCCTCGCTCACGGCGGTGAGGCCGGCGTCGCCTACACCTACGCAGCCGAACTCGCACCGCCGAAACGGCGTGGATTATGGGCCTGCGTACCGTTTGTGTCCTCGACGATCGGTCTGATGACCGCCACCGCTACCGCCGCCATCTTGAGCGCGTTGCTGTCCGAAGCGGATATGACCTCGTTCGGATGGCGAATCGGGTTCGCCTTCGGCGGCGTGCTCGGCCTCTTCGCGCTCTGGTTGCGTCGTTCGGCGGTGGAAACCGAGGTGTTCGTCGAAGCGGTCGAGGAATCCGATGACCGAATCGAACAGAAACTCACACCGCGGCAGTGGATTTCCACGACCGTGCGGATCGTCACGGTCTCGGTGGGCGTGAACATCTCGTTCTATGCGTGGATTTCCTTCGCGCCTGCCAACGCCATCGCCCAGCACGGCATGAACGAGACCGCGGCGTTCACCGTGAGCCTGATCTCGCAGGGCCTGATCGTCGTACTCCTGCCGTTCATGGGGCTGCTGTCGGACAAGATCGGGCGGAAACCGATGGTGTTCGCACAGGGCGTGCTCATGATCGCCTTGGCCTTCCCGATCGCGAACATGGTGACCGACGCGCCATGGACCTTGTTCGTCGCGAGCCTGCTGGGGCAGATCGTCTGGGCCTGCGTGGGTGCCATGTACTCGGCGGTGGTGGCAGAACAGGCGCCCACTGCCGTGCGTGCCACGATCGTCGGCTTCGTGGTGTCACTGTCCGTGGCGATCTTCGGTGGAACCGCACCGTATCTCAACACCTGGTTCACCTCGATCGACCTCGGCTGGGTGTTCAACGCGTGGATCATGCTGCTGGGTGTGCTGGTGATCATCGGTTCGATCATCATCAAGGAGACCAAGGGCATCGACCTTCGCGAACTCGACGCTCAGTTCACCCAGGCCAACCGGTGA